A single window of Zea mays cultivar B73 chromosome 10, Zm-B73-REFERENCE-NAM-5.0, whole genome shotgun sequence DNA harbors:
- the LOC118473547 gene encoding LOB domain-containing protein 13-like gives MPTYGMPPPDFALPMPMLAPPPPPPPPSQFPMGFQTPPASVAAPGDGSGQDDTTNSWVNTIFNTQSPAGGGGYSNHPDDGYD, from the exons atgccgacatatgggatgccgcctccggactttgcactgccaatgccaatgttggcgcctccacctccgcctccgcctccgtcacaattccctatg ggatttcagacaccacccgcttcagttgccgcacctggagatgggtctggtcaggACGACACAACAAATTCGTGGGTGAACACCAttttcaacacgcagagtccagccggaggaggtggctactcgaaccatccagacgatggatatgattga